Proteins encoded together in one Balaenoptera ricei isolate mBalRic1 chromosome 2, mBalRic1.hap2, whole genome shotgun sequence window:
- the SYNJ2BP gene encoding synaptojanin-2-binding protein isoform X2, producing MAEEGKVSHRVRGAATQGQLSYKVRFSGQRHALHMRVKKSLLPRHFPVITDNDQGAIQEDYPFIPRDCYYFSYLEGVPGSMGTLDTCYGGLRGMLQVDDFTYEIKPLEASSKFEHLISFLVSHDISAEHEKCTIEGNDTNQAYEEAMIAEMPRAAPVYLWWPHRKYLKVHYTVSHTLYLMNTNHTRIVENIMILNNIVHTIYMHNLLEVHVRMLCIWNNRDAFDITQSKFSGIADAIAHFGYWKMYVFRQYSHDTSILFTGNKVHDTQYFAHQDGICNPNWRSSYVFLASYHIFFGATISAHVLCHILSCPHDSAGCHCF from the exons ATGGCAGAAGAAGG GAAGGTGTCCCACAGAGTGCGTGGAGCCGCAACACAAGGCCAGCTCTCCTACAAGGTTCGCTTCAGTGGCCAAAGACACGCGCTCCACATGAGAGTCAAGAAGAGCTTGCTGCCCAGACATTTTCCTGTTATCACCGATAACGACCAAGGCGCCATACAGGAGGACTACCCTTTTATCCCCCGAGACTGTTACTACTTTAGCTACCTGGAAGGGGTTCCTGGGTCCATGGGCACACTGGACACCTGCTATGGGGGTCTGCGTGGCATGCTGCAGGTGGATGACTTCACTTACGAAATCAAACCACTGGAGGCTTCTTCCAAATTTGAACAtctgatttcttttcttgtgtcaCACGACATATCAGCTGAGCATGAGAAATGTACGATTGAAGGGAACGATACAAATCAAGCATATGAGGAGGCAATGATTGCTGAGATGCCTAGAGCAGCTCCTGTGTATTTGTGGTGGCCGCATAGGAAATACTTAAAAGTTCACTACACAGTTTCTCACACCTTATATCTTATGAACACTAATCATACACGTATAGTTGAGAATATAATGATTTTAAACAACATAGTCCATACAATTTACATGCATAATCTTCTCGAAGTTCATGTACGTATGTTGTGCATATGGAATAATAGAGATGCTTTTGATATAACTCAGTCAAAGTTTAGTGGTATTGCGGATGCTATAGCTCACTTTGGTTATTGGAAAATGTATGTGTTTAGACAATATTCTCATGATACCTCAATCCTTTTTACTGGAAATAAAGTCCATGACACTCAATATTTTGCCCACCAAGATGGAATATGCAATCCCAACTGGAGATCATCATATGTATTCCTAGCAAGTTATCATATATTTTTTGGTGCTACTATTTCAGCACATGTACTATGTCATATTCTCAGCTGTCCACATGATTCAGCTGGTTGTCATTGTTTTTGA
- the SYNJ2BP gene encoding synaptojanin-2-binding protein isoform X1 → MNTPLLYKSFPLPPLPLWGCPASSLSLLSSGLDCCLGVAVPGTVLPASRWSAFLWSQASSLMGPAWAQAHLAGDLWLPLLWLLLFLTCCSHDPPGWRFTSSEIVIPRKVSHRVRGAATQGQLSYKVRFSGQRHALHMRVKKSLLPRHFPVITDNDQGAIQEDYPFIPRDCYYFSYLEGVPGSMGTLDTCYGGLRGMLQVDDFTYEIKPLEASSKFEHLISFLVSHDISAEHEKCTIEGNDTNQAYEEAMIAEMPRAAPVYLWWPHRKYLKVHYTVSHTLYLMNTNHTRIVENIMILNNIVHTIYMHNLLEVHVRMLCIWNNRDAFDITQSKFSGIADAIAHFGYWKMYVFRQYSHDTSILFTGNKVHDTQYFAHQDGICNPNWRSSYVFLASYHIFFGATISAHVLCHILSCPHDSAGCHCF, encoded by the coding sequence ATGAATACACCATTGTTATATAAgagcttccccctccctcctctaccTCTCTGGGGATGCCCAGCCTCcagcctctctctgctctcctcaGGACTAGACTGCTGTTTAGGAGTTGCTGTTCCAGGGACAGTCTTGCCTGCCTCCCGCTGGAGTGCATTTCTTTGGTCACAGGCTTCCTCACTCATGGGGCCTGCCTGGGCCCAGGCCCACCTGGCAGGTGATCTCTGGCTGCCTCTGCTCTGGCTACTCCTGTTTCTGACCTGCTGCTCCCATGACCCACCAGGATGGCGCTTCACTTCCTCTGAAATTGTGATCCCCAGGAAGGTGTCCCACAGAGTGCGTGGAGCCGCAACACAAGGCCAGCTCTCCTACAAGGTTCGCTTCAGTGGCCAAAGACACGCGCTCCACATGAGAGTCAAGAAGAGCTTGCTGCCCAGACATTTTCCTGTTATCACCGATAACGACCAAGGCGCCATACAGGAGGACTACCCTTTTATCCCCCGAGACTGTTACTACTTTAGCTACCTGGAAGGGGTTCCTGGGTCCATGGGCACACTGGACACCTGCTATGGGGGTCTGCGTGGCATGCTGCAGGTGGATGACTTCACTTACGAAATCAAACCACTGGAGGCTTCTTCCAAATTTGAACAtctgatttcttttcttgtgtcaCACGACATATCAGCTGAGCATGAGAAATGTACGATTGAAGGGAACGATACAAATCAAGCATATGAGGAGGCAATGATTGCTGAGATGCCTAGAGCAGCTCCTGTGTATTTGTGGTGGCCGCATAGGAAATACTTAAAAGTTCACTACACAGTTTCTCACACCTTATATCTTATGAACACTAATCATACACGTATAGTTGAGAATATAATGATTTTAAACAACATAGTCCATACAATTTACATGCATAATCTTCTCGAAGTTCATGTACGTATGTTGTGCATATGGAATAATAGAGATGCTTTTGATATAACTCAGTCAAAGTTTAGTGGTATTGCGGATGCTATAGCTCACTTTGGTTATTGGAAAATGTATGTGTTTAGACAATATTCTCATGATACCTCAATCCTTTTTACTGGAAATAAAGTCCATGACACTCAATATTTTGCCCACCAAGATGGAATATGCAATCCCAACTGGAGATCATCATATGTATTCCTAGCAAGTTATCATATATTTTTTGGTGCTACTATTTCAGCACATGTACTATGTCATATTCTCAGCTGTCCACATGATTCAGCTGGTTGTCATTGTTTTTGA